CCAGCCATTCTTAATTTCTATTCGACTGACCAGCAGTTCGGCATCTGAACTGTGCGTTAGATTGGCACAACACTGAACTGCAGCAAACCAACAGGATAACATTTGGAACAcaactgccaaaataaaaggAAACACCAAAGTGTCTTAACCTTCACATGCGAGTTCCAAATATCTTTGTCGCCCCAGTGTGAGGTTTTTTTTTATGcgtgtgatgtcagaatgcactcactgttccaaaacgTGATTGTTAAGCAGGACACTTAACCCGcactgccctcaaaccaaggcacACTGCCTGATAATTATCTATAGTCTGTTTCAACTTGCCAATTTCTATTTATCTATGTTTTATTTTCAAATAAGTcacctcattaattcacataagtagcccatttcactgttgcagactatttatgtttgaggctttaaatgagccggacaaacttctcttcGAAGAAAGTCCAAGCACTTCCCCAGATAAAGTGTGCAGACATTTGCACAGCTAGTCAGAACTCGCAAACTTTTTCCCCTGGTGCCCGCATTGCGTTCCTATtaaagtgccttattttctgtatagcatgttgtcgtttctactgtagcataccgtATGTATGGAgtataatgtatttactgttttattcacgtttAAGTACTTGTGACAAATCATGCATgccgattcttgcatagattgtaatgacACGTGTGAAATacttttgaaggttgtactgattatgagctaatgctaagctatttgcgaCTCCCAACGCATTCTGGTTATCACGTAAgcatctgtcagaccaaagatgtcaTAAAATGAGGTGAAGGGATGTTCACTTAACTGACTTGTGGTGTTTAAGACAACTGGGATCTCAGAGTAGCCaattgtcttgaatgcactgacGTCTGAGATGAGTGGATTTGAACACGGCATCAGATTGTAAACTATGATACCGCAGGGTTGCCAGATCAGACCACCCATTTCCAGGGGTTTATTTGTATTTAGCTTATAAAAACATTGTTTAACCCCCAATTATTGATAAATCCCATCTCAGTAATATTTCCTGCATCATCCTCTCCACAATACCTTCCCCCATGGACTTGAAAACCCCCCACAAAAGTGAACCCTCAAATTGTTTGATCATCTTGCAACCCTGTTCAGCTTTCGTCCTATGttaggctaggcagtaggcttgtatttggggtgatgactatttgcattgtgatTTGTTAAACACTGTAAACGACTAGTCAAGTCACGTGCTCCGGTTCTTGTTGACGCCGTAACAAGTATATATCAaagatttgtaatatgctgaaGAGTGCCCAGAATCTCAGCCCATCCTTTTTTAAGTGATCttctgggattagggagtttGCTTGTCAAACCCGGCTGCCATCCAAGAATTTAGCTGTTAGCTTACCCAACACCCTTTCACAAATTCCATTTTGTGCTCACCATTGTGGTACTTGTAACAGTCGCTGTTAGTCTCTAACTTTTGTCGGCACCTGGCTGGTTTGTGGAATGAGTTTAGCTGTGGATGTGTTCCGTATGCTTGGATGGTTGGCAAAGGTGTTTAGTTTTACCCATCAGTACACCTTAGGCAAAGGTTATCGGGGCCACAAACCAGAAAGCATGCCTGGCAAGTGCCAAAATCATGGCCTGCCAAGCATGATGGGTtcttaattaagcaattaactcaggaaccacacctgtgtagaATAACTTGGTGAAACAATTGGCCAAAATGCAACAAGTTACCCATTAATGATGAGATTCCATCTGGGTCGGGAGTCGCGGTCCTCGTTGAGGGTGGCCCAGCAGTGGTCAAGCACCAGCGCTACCTGGGGGTCAGTGGAACTGGTCAGCTCCGCCTCGAAGTGCAGAGGCTGTTTCAGGTACCTCACCAATGGATAGTCCTCCTCCTGGTGAAACGTGTTATAGGAGGCATCTGGAACACAGAACGAGACAACCGGGATAGTGTTCAGTGGGCACAAAACAGGAAGGTACCATCTGAACTTGCCCATTAAGAAATGCTCGTTTTGGGATACTGTTGTGCCCCAATAAACACAACCCATTTATAGCTAACACTAGCCCAACTAGAGGCTGACGAATTCCCAAATCAACTCCTAGCCACACCTGTAGATCTAAGAGGGTTGGATAaatggacacatttccaccaagCCAATCAGAATGCAAGAGTAACATACCACAATAATGCTTACATTTTGGGAATGGTTTTGTACAATTTATCAATATTTTATGAATGCGCCAAAGGAGACCTTCCAAGTTCTCCAATATTATATTCAATTTTCAGGAGTTACTAGAATTGAGGTAAAGTTGAAATTCTGAATTTGTGCACTCTTACCCTGCGCGAGTCTCATTCTGACCATTAGTCGACCGGTCCCAGTCTCGGCAAAAGGCTCGTTGTGCAGCCTGGTAAGGAAGGCCAATGTGTGAGTGATGTTGACCACATAGTAGCAGGAAATCTTTAACCTAAAGAGAGGGATGGTAGACAACGTCAATAGGGGAAACATCAAGCAGTGAGTGGACACAGGCCTACACTGGTAGAAGAGGCACATTTGCCCTGTATACAAAGTTAAAGTATTGAGCAATTGGTGAAAAAAAACTTTATAAAAAATCTATTAGCTACAATTGTGATGTGTAATGCACTTACTGATATTCTTCCGCTGAAGAAGTATTGGAGTTAATCTTCACCTCAAGTTCATCTGGCAAGGAGATTTCGTTCTCATACAGCATGACATTGTTGATAAACTATGTAATAGAGGGGCATTGACTTATTACAGCCTGCAGAAGCAAACAGTCCGTAAATACAGTACCCATCACCTCAGGGTAATACAGTAATTTTACCTTCCTGGTGGTGCCACACGAGTTGACAGTGAAGTGGAAGTAGGCGAAGCGGTCGTCGCTGTAGGTGGGGCCACAGGCAGGGTCGCTCAGGGTCAGCAGACCGGGGTTCAGACTGGGAGCAGTCTCCACCTTCACCGCCAGCGCAGTCATCGTCCCGTTAGAGAAACACTCTTGGGGGGGGCAAAGGACAGGTAgctatcagacctgggttcaaatagtatttgtttattGCCAATACTTACACTTAATTGAGCTTGCCTAGCACAATAGAACAGCACCCAAAGTGCAAACCATGGCCATCTGGCACTATTAGTCTCAAACAGTACTTGGCAGGAACCCAGGTTTGGTAGCCATATCATATGACTAGTTATCTTAATTAATTGTTTGAGAACCAACCAGTCAGTGTTTTGAGGAAGCTGCAAGCCAGGGAAAAGTATTTGAGGGTCATGTTGTTGTAAGGATTCAAGAGAGCCACATCCAGTCTGCTCCTGACAGAGGACGAGTGAACCGACTGAGAACCGATGGGAGAGGTCATTAGTCTATTTAGTATGCATGTATACAGGGTAAGTAAAGCGAGGCTAGTTGCGTCAATTTGGTTAACATGTTTTGGGAGAGCATCGTACCTCAAACACTGCGTCCGGCGAAGAGAAGGGCAACGTGATGGTGAAGTTTGCGTCGCCCTCTGTTAAATACTGTTGAGCAAGCTCATTGCTAAGCAGCCGCTTGCCAACCAAGACCACGAAAAAGGGCTCTTGGTTCCTGTAGTCCACGGTGATGTAGAAGTTCTCCTGATCACAGTTGCCAGTGACTGAGGGTGGCACTACAAGGACaaacagggttgtgttcattaagcACAAAAAACATGGAGGTACTACTTGAACTTGTCCAAGAAGAAACCCTTGTTCACAGttgaaaatgttttgctacggtgtgacTAAATGAGCACGATCCTGGCAAATCAGGAACAGGACACTGGGTCCAAATACTCTAAAGCTTAATACTGTCTTTGAAGAGAACGCATAGGAAAAAACCTACGGTATGGCTAGTTGGGCTTTTAAGTCAACCATGTGGCTTTCACTGCCAATTTCCTTTCAGATCAATCATTAAACGAGAGGAAACCATTCAAGTGTAGTTTGGCGTAGTCCAGAGACCACAGTTACATACCAATGTCCAGCAGTACAGCATCCACAACGGCAGAGTGAGAGAAAGTGGTGTACTCTGGCAAGATGACCAGGCCGTAGATCAGCTGTAGAGTGAAGGTTGTGACACCTTGTTCCGGCCTTTTCTGTAGTGAAGTTAAGAGCATTGGTCAATTGATAACAGAACTCTATTCAACAGCAAGTGATAACTAAGTACATATGGGGACTATTAAAAACGATATACTACAAAAAGTAATGTTGCCCTCATTCCTCTAACTTGTAGATCTATCATAAAATCAAGCACTATTGGCAAGTGAAAACGCATActactgccaaaataatggaaacccttgagtaaatgagggatagaaAGTATTTTTGGTACATTCTCTCCATTATTTATATTTTGTTGTTCACCCACTTTAGGGCATGCACAAATTACTGCATGTGACTTTGCTTTTAACAGAAACACACCTCCTGAAAGACCACCGGGTCTGAGAAGGGCACCTCCATCCTGAAGGTCTTCAAGGTGTTGTCCAGGGATCGCTGCTCCTGAACATTGAAGCCTCTGGCGTTGCACTCTGCAACAGTTAGCACCACGGTGGGAAAGGTGATGTTCAGCAGCGTCACATCAAGGTTGAAGGTCCCCAACTCAAACACAAACACTGCCTGCTCAGGAACTGCGTCTAAGGGCGTGTCTGTTCAGTGGCaaacaaaataaaacattttgaaTTGAGTTAGTGGAATTTGAAAATGAGCATTTGTTATTGGAGAAGTCTGGGTAAGGCCTCCCCGTTTCAGTACATTTTCTTCAGTTGTGCCTAATGAACGACCCAGGCGTCCCAACTTCCCGTAGGCCCAAAAGCACCATTAAACTAAACTCACAGTTGCGAACTTGTGGCGGCCTGGCCATCGGAGGTGTTGTGATAGGGAAGAGGACTTTGTATCTGGTGTCCTCGTGTGCCACCTCCTCGATCCACAACAACTCAAGCATGGGCTCAATGGTGTAAGTGACAAAGTACTGGTTATCCTGAATATGGCTCTGTAAGGGAGAGACAAGTGATGCATTTAGGAATGTCTGATTaaaatcaggctgtaatacacaattgagtgcaacatgtaaaatgttcctTATAAGCCAGAATGTTAAATAAAATTTAGAAACTTACTCTACCGGTTATCTGTGTGGTTTGTCCTTCAGCCTCTCGTAATTTAAGACAAAATATCCAAAGGAAAGTATTGTTTACCAGACTTGAGGTGGTAGGTATATGTTTTCGGCTTGTATTTTCAGTCAACGGACTCACAAAGTAAATACTTGCACAATATGTAAATAGCAGAGCGTAACCGAACGTTGCTTGCGTTCAGCGGCAAACCTACCAGCTCTAAAAAGTTGGGTAAACAATACTTTCCtctggatattttgtctcaaatttcaAGCGGCCGCATGACAAACTGCACAGACAAGCGGTAGAGTAAGTTTTAATGTAATTTTAGTCAACTttctggcttgtaaggaacatTTACACGATTTTGCAATCCAATGTGTCAGGCTGTATATACCAATTGTGTATTAGCCTGATTAAATCAGACAATTAGTAATTTTGCGCAAGAAACATTTTACACAAGACAATGTTTCTAGGAGTTTCCCCATCTCTCATGGGAAAAGGGTTACCGCAAAGCACTGACAACTGCtgctgtaaaaagggctttataaataaaagaTTTGATTGATTTAGAATTAACAGAACATTCGTCATCCCATGCTGACCTTGAAATAGCCGCCAACCGCCCCCACCGGAATTTCAACAATAATATGAGCCTCCGTGACTAAAACCGAGTAGTTTCTGGCAGCCATTTCCTCAGTGTCCAGCCTCTTAGCGTCAATTCCCATGTAGACCTCCAACATGGTGAAGGCATCAGAGGAGATAAGTGGGTCTATGTGCCTGGGCATGTACCAGGTGATCACTTCTGGGGTAAATTCCACTGCCCCTGCAGTGAAACAAGAAGCCaaggtcatgttcagtaggccAGTGCACACGTAACAGAACATTTTGCAACTGAAAACAAATGTGCCCCAATTTGAAAAATTGTTAGTTCCTCCCCATTTCAAAACATTTTCCCCACTGAACAATACCCAGATACTGACAGAAACTACATAAAACAAATGAAAGTCTTGTCTAGAGCCAATTAATAACTGGTTTATAGGATCGTAATTCTCCCCAAGTTCCTCCATTATTTCACACTCAACCTGGTGTTGGACAAACAGCCGTTGCATCTACTCGAGTAACCAGCCACTTCTGCGCAAAGAAGGTTGAGGTTGAGAGCACCCTCATCGGAACCCCAGCTACCTGTTCAGGGGGCAACCACACCAGGGccgtgttcagtagggcacaccgtATTAAAATATGTTGCAAAAAAGTTGGTTCTTTGTCAAGTTCAGGTAGGGCCACTGTTTCCAAGTGTTCGctctactgaacatgacccagttATAAAACCAGGGTGGGGGGGAAGCTCATGGAGGAAGTGGAGAAAGTCATCTTACATTCTGGAGGTACGTCTCCTCTGCATTATGAGGGCTTCTTAACACTAGCCTTGTGGGAGTGTTGGCTATTGCATAGCCCTTTCTTTGGACCTCATCCACCTTCATGACCTTCTTGCTAGGACTAAAGACCACTGCTGTCATTTTGTATCCTGAAGCAACAGCCTGTCTCAGGAAATGGAAACAAATTGTCAACAAACAAATTCTGTTCAGCGCCATCCTTACATTTTTGTAGTGAAATTACAGATACTGAAATATGGCTACCTCAGCTCCTCTCCGGAGGTCGCCGCTCCTTGCTTTCGGGCCTCCAATGGGCTGCTCAGGGAAGGTTTGGATGTCTGGAAGAGTCCTTCTGACAGACACCTAGGGGAGAAAGGCCATTATTCCCTAACCATTTTCTCCCTCCCGTACAATAAGAAATCAAGTCAAAGGCCATTTCTCAATCTGTGTCCACTCTCCTCAAATGCATTGAGAATAGGCCAAGAGTCCTCTTCAAACTGCACATAGGACAACTTTAGAGGAGAGGCGAGCGGAATCAAGGACACAGTTGAGAAAGAGCCAAGGCCTCTACTTTGTTTCGTAGAAGCAGACTAAATTAAACACTGGAGAGTTATAGGTCTAAACAGATCATTCATACAGGCAGTTAGGACAAGCTCGACTGTAAACATCTCCATTGGGGCATGCTCTGCTCACTTGCCTCCATGTAGTTGCGGTCACACAGAATCTCTCGGGAGGACCAGTGGGTGTAGCTACAAGTTTTGCCCACTCTATACACAGGGTCTTCAGTCAAGTGGTTTCCTGGCAGCCTAAACTGTATGACCAAGCTGAACATCTTATCATCCTAAAATGAAGAAAATgcctttcatttacattttagtcatttagcagacgctcttatccagagcgacttacagttagtgagtgcatacattcttttttttatactggcaccccgtgggaaacgaacccacaaccctggcattgcaaacgccatgctctaccaactgagctacatccctgccggccattccctcccctaccctggacgacgctgggccaattgtgcgccgccccatgggtctcccggtcgcggccggctacgacagagcctggatacgaaccaggatctctagtggcacagctagcactgcgatgcagtgccttagaccactgcgccactcgggcatTCATGCCAGTTATAGACTATGGCAAAATTGTCTATGAacgcagctgccactgtattgaagcaaCACTACACTTTACTATGGGAGATGGGCTCAGtagtacacatcactgcattctgtatcagaaagtaggctggccctctgAAGTCTCATATCAATACATTGTACTGTTTCTCGAGTGCTCCTCAATAAACTTCCGCTGTACTTTACTGTTAACTTACAGGTACGAGATACCAGACccagtctcagggatggctaactacGGAGATCCTGTCGATAGCCAGAGTAAGTTAAGTTAAGTAAATCTGCTAAAATGTTTTTGCCACCTTACTTGTGGAATAATCTCTAAGGCTCTAAAATTTGATGAATTAGTGCCTCTACAGCAATTCAAAAGGCTGATTGAGGTCCTTTTTACTGAATAATGTCTTTGTTTTTCTTGTATTGATGTGAATATTGAGGTGTCTctagggctcatctgtaaaagagaggCATGACGCCATGTCAAAATAATGGTTAAATAAAATGGTTGCAATTGCAGTGAAATTGCAACAAAATGTCAATTTGAAGTTCAAGCAAACACTAGTGTTTATAGTATTACCATGTTTCGGGAAAAGCAGTTTTGAAGAGAAGCAAAAAACATGGCATTCCCCATGGGGTCGAATTTAAAGCTGAATCCACACTGAGTAGCAAGTCCGGGCGTCAGGTGCATGATTTTCGTGTTATCTGTTAGGGATGAGATGGTGTGAAAACAATAGTTAACAAACAAAATCAATCCATGAATTAGGAAAGATTCATAAAAGAGAGAGTCAAACTCACTAAAAACAGCATCAACTTCAAACTCTTCTTCAAAATGAGGAGCCACACTCAAACGTATAACGTTACCCAGGCATTCAGCGTTGAGGTCATCTGGAACGGGAAAAGTTAGTCAATCAAAACAAATATTGTCAAACGTTTAGTGCTTGAATATGCCGGGTGCAAATTGCATACTTATAGAAGATGTCTGATGTGGTTGTATGCCCACAGCTACCATCAACAGGGAAAACAACCTGTAAGCCATTAAAAAAATTATTATGATTGATTTAAAGGAGGAAGAACACACAATTCAGATGTTTGCATCGCATAAGACTAGTCTAGGCTTGTTACTACTTACCCTGAGGCAAAAAAACAAACCATTGTAGATTTGTTTCGATAAAATACACAGCTACAGAACCTAATATTTGACCGATgcccaggggtattcaactcttaccctacgacaGGGTTTCCCAGACTAAGTTCTCTGGACCCCAAGCggtgcacgttttgtttgtttttcccctagcactacacagctgattcaaataatcaaataatcatcacgctttgataatttgaatcagctgtttagtgttagggcaaaaaccaaaacgtacaccaagtttgggaaacgctgttctacgaggtctggagcctgctggttttctgttctacctgataattaattgcacccacatggtgtcccaggtctacatcagtccctgattagaggagaACAACGAAGAAAGGCAGTGGAACCGGTTTTGagatccagagttgagtttgagggctataGCCATTCCTGCTCACCCGATACAGAACCAATCAGTCGGTTTAATCGAGAACAATCATCAGAAATCACGCAATATGAATCAGACAGTGGGGCGCCGCCTGACCACTAGATGGTCAGAAGGTTCAAATCAACGTTTCATATCGTAATTTCCGAGTAGGCAAAAAGCATCAACCACGGCTGTTATTACACCCCGTATACGTTGGTGGCGGTAATGACAATTTGTATTGTGCTGTAACTAAAACTAGAAGAAGATCTTCTGACGTCCTTTCCATTCGTCAAAGGTACTTAAtcgtagtatatatatattttttaaactgtgATTTAAGGGCAGCGATATGGTATACATAGAAAAGAGAAAGCTGGTGACCTTCATAGCAGGAGCTATCAATAGCACTGATAAAGTAGAGTCTAAAACGGAGAGGATTAAACTAATAGTGAAAGCTGCTGGGAGACATTTGAGTATGACAGGGTTGACATGGGAAGAGGTTCGAGATGACCTCAATCATCCGATGGTGGAGTCAAGTATTACTGGATCTTAGTTATGGTGGTAGTACTACAATGGAATGCTCGAAGCCTGTTGGCTAATGGGCAGGAATTCAAGCAGTTCATTGTTGATATGCTAGCTAAGCCTGATTGTGATTTGTGTGCAGGAAACATGGCTCAAACCGAATGTGGAGTTTATCAAACAGGGATATGTAGTAGTTCGTAGGGACCGAGATATAGGGGGAGGGGGGATGTGTCACCTTCATAAAGCAAGGCATTCCCTACAAGATGATAGGCAAAGGTATTGAACAGGAGTATGTGGAGGTGTGGCTGAGAGGAGGGATGCTAGTGGTAGTGAATTACTATAATCCGTGTCAGATATTGGACTTGGaagtgctggagagggtggagggccaGGAAAGAAGTAAGGTAATGTGGTGTGGGGATTTTAACGCCCACAACACGCTTTGGGGGGGAACAGATGGatggatttattttattttatttatttattttatttcaccttaatttaaccaggtaagccagttgagaacaagttctcatttacaactgcgacctggccaagataaagcaaagcagtgcgattaaaaacaacaacaga
This window of the Coregonus clupeaformis isolate EN_2021a chromosome 33, ASM2061545v1, whole genome shotgun sequence genome carries:
- the LOC121549189 gene encoding uncharacterized protein LOC121549189 is translated as MVCFFASGLFSLLMVAVGIQPHQTSSINDLNAECLGNVIRLSVAPHFEEEFEVDAVFNNTKIMHLTPGLATQCGFSFKFDPMGNAMFFASLQNCFSRNMDDKMFSLVIQFRLPGNHLTEDPVYRVGKTCSYTHWSSREILCDRNYMEVSVRRTLPDIQTFPEQPIGGPKARSGDLRRGAEAVASGYKMTAVVFSPSKKVMKVDEVQRKGYAIANTPTRLVLRSPHNAEETYLQNVAGVPMRVLSTSTFFAQKWLVTRVDATAVCPTPGAVEFTPEVITWYMPRHIDPLISSDAFTMLEVYMGIDAKRLDTEEMAARNYSVLVTEAHIIVEIPVGAVGGYFKSHIQDNQYFVTYTIEPMLELLWIEEVAHEDTRYKVLFPITTPPMARPPQVRNYTPLDAVPEQAVFVFELGTFNLDVTLLNITFPTVVLTVAECNARGFNVQEQRSLDNTLKTFRMEVPFSDPVVFQEKRPEQGVTTFTLQLIYGLVILPEYTTFSHSAVVDAVLLDIVPPSVTGNCDQENFYITVDYRNQEPFFVVLVGKRLLSNELAQQYLTEGDANFTITLPFSSPDAVFESVHSSSVRSRLDVALLNPYNNMTLKYFSLACSFLKTLTECFSNGTMTALAVKVETAPSLNPGLLTLSDPACGPTYSDDRFAYFHFTVNSCGTTRKFINNVMLYENEISLPDELEVKINSNTSSAEEYQLKISCYYVVNITHTLAFLTRLHNEPFAETGTGRLMVRMRLAQDASYNTFHQEEDYPLVRYLKQPLHFEAELTSSTDPQVALVLDHCWATLNEDRDSRPRWNLIINGCANPEDPYLVVFHPVVADARVRFPSHVKRFEVQMFSFTEEADDPSGRVFVHCDVAICDASSPSGGPCSGQCVTQDNPKRGQRHVKDLFEEHNLHVSSGYILWV